From the genome of Hymenobacter gelipurpurascens:
CTTCCTTGGCCGTAAGCTGCCGAGACCATGCCACGCGCCGGGTAGCGGCGGCACCGGGGCCGCTGGAGCGGTACTCGGCATAGAAGGCCGTTTTTTCGTTTTCCGGGTTCTTCCAGTTGTCCCAGCCCTCGGGCCGGATGTGGGTGCCCATGTATGTATTCAGATAGGCCACCTTGGCATACGGCCGCCAGGGCCGACCTAATGATACGTTGGTGGCCTGCGCAGTATCGGCCAGCAGTCGGCAATTCAGAAACACAAAGCCGTAGGCCTGTCCTTGCGGAGTAGAGGCCGCCGTAATATGCGAGTTCTTTTTACTCAGCACCACGCACTTATCAAATACCGCCGTGCTGGCCCCGAAGATGAAATCAGTAGTGCCCTCGATGTGGCAATTCTGAAAATACTGGCGGGTGTGGTCCGTTGCCAGAAACAGGGTATCCTGGTCGCCGAGAATCCAGCAATTATGGAACACGCAACGGTCGGCTTCTACGTGCAAGGCCACGGCTTGCCCGGCCGTGCGGCCCGCCGTGTTCTGAAACGTGAGATTTTCGGCCCGGAAGTCGTTGCCCTGAATGAGGACCGAGTGCGACGTGTAAGTGTTGATGTCGCCTTTGCCAGTGTGGTCATCGAAAGTGAGGATAGTCGCATTCTGATCGTCACCAATCAGGGAAATATGCGTTTTCAGTGCCGATACGACCAGCTTTTCCTTGTACACGCCGGGCTTGATGCGAATCACCACCTGCTTCTGCGACTGGTTCGGGACGGCATCAATGGCGGCTTGCACTGTCCGGAACTGCCCGCTGCCATCCTGCGCCACTACCAGGTCAGCGGCAAACGACTGGCCTAGCGTGAGCCAGCTAAGCAACAGAAGCACTATAAATTTCATGGTGGGCGCGGTAGGTGGGCCGGCAACTTATCAGAATGCCCACAGCTTTTGGCCGCCTTGCACCAGGTATTTTCGTGCAAACGATGTCGGGAACGTTGCCACAGTGGAACGACCCAATAATGTAAGTGAGCACTGCTTCCATCTCATCTCCCCGGCGCCACACCAGCCACTCATGGCTTCTCCTTTCTCTGAATTCCTACAGCATTATTATCCGGGCCTTTCCTTACGTGCTCCTCTGTTTTATTTGTGCCCAGTAGGTATTCGCTTCGATTTACAAAATGATTCGCCTTCCCCTGACGATGAATATTTCCGAGAAGTTGAGCGCCGGGCTACACTCCTATTCTAGTTGTTTATCAACAATGGCGCGGCAAAAGATTTCGAATTAAGCATAGCAATTATTTACTCCGTCAATTGCAGCGCTCTAAAAATCAGCTATTCTTTCAACGCATTGGAAATCCGTATCCAAAACACTTTCAATCAGGCCGTTGGCAGAGAGCAAGCGCCACTACTACTGCGGCGCAGTTGCCTTACGCAGCCATTCTACGCGCGATTAGTCATCAGGATTTTCGCTCCCGCAAACACCTGAATACACTGCATGGAGAAACATATTTTTTCAATCAGCGCACAAGTCTTCTTTTTCACATTTATGACGACCGCGGCGTAGATGTACTTGGCCCTACTGCAGCTTCCTTACATCCTCTGTACGAAACCTATAACCGCTGGATTCTGGAGTACGACCGACCTAGGATCAATACTTTGTTCGGGGCTTAGGCCTAGAATTTCTGTTGCTGCGGTATGGAATCCGGGTAGATAGTGCATCTGAAAGGCATACCCTCCTCTCATGAAACAACTGCTACTGCTTTGTCTGTCCCTGTTCTTACAAGTCAAGT
Proteins encoded in this window:
- a CDS encoding pectinesterase family protein — encoded protein: MKFIVLLLLSWLTLGQSFAADLVVAQDGSGQFRTVQAAIDAVPNQSQKQVVIRIKPGVYKEKLVVSALKTHISLIGDDQNATILTFDDHTGKGDINTYTSHSVLIQGNDFRAENLTFQNTAGRTAGQAVALHVEADRCVFHNCWILGDQDTLFLATDHTRQYFQNCHIEGTTDFIFGASTAVFDKCVVLSKKNSHITAASTPQGQAYGFVFLNCRLLADTAQATNVSLGRPWRPYAKVAYLNTYMGTHIRPEGWDNWKNPENEKTAFYAEYRSSGPGAAATRRVAWSRQLTAKEARHYTLQNIFASQQAWNPVKLKK